tctaaaaatggcccaaaaaaaatgctggaAAAATTgcgtgaatttttttttttttttttttttctattcgccataatatattatgcgtttttttttggtatttttttttgtaaattttttggcaattttttggtaaatttttggtaaatttttggtaatttttggtattttttggtatattttggtattttttttttatttttttttttttatccccgtGCAAGCGTACACTATATGAAAGCGGCACGGGGCACAAACATACGCCGCCTTCCAAAAGGgaggcataaaaaatgggaaaaaaaatacttctgCTCTTTCGAGTGAAgcaaaattatagaaaaaaatatgacccgCGAAATGGCAAATTTAGGATTATTTATAATAGGCTTCTTAACCCTCGCGCGGACGTCCTTTTCAGTGGCGGCCATTTGCTACCCACCTATGTAGTTATGTATATAGTGCTATACCCCCTACGGCCCAGTGGGCACTTCCCCCCAGGCACGTTGCCGCGTGAAGATTTTACCGTATGGAGTTTCgcgcgagggggaagagaTGATCAAGCGGCCATGGAGTGGTTATTATGGCCCACCGGGTATGCGTAGCGTTGCTTAACTTTGCTATATTTagcttttctttcttcctttccttccctccctcctcctttctttttttttctaattttgcTCATCGATGGACGACGCGCGGTCAGCCCGGACAGCCCGTCAGTGGCAGAAGAATAATCAGCACTGCTACGCCTCCCGTTTGTCCTCTCCGAACGGGGAGAGGCTCCCCCACGTGGAGGCCCCTCACCTGCTTCAACCTTTACCCACTTCGACCTTCACCCACTTCGACCATCACTTGGGGAAAAACCCACGCGCAGACAGCAACGGGGAGGTTCCTCACCCATTTGTTGGGAAcggccacaaaaaaaaaaaagaaaaaaaaaaaaggtagtCCCCTCACCGCGAGGAAAGAATTATACCATTGGGTGCTGTCCAACGAGTGAGGGCCGAATCGGTTTGACCCCCTCTGGTAGCCCCTTCTCTACAAGGTCTTAAAACGTAACCGCATTAGCGTAGTGGTGAGCCCATAAAATCCCACAGGTGGAGGCCCTTTCACCTAGGTACCCCCCAATACAAAATGACCAGAACAGGTTCAGACCAGAGGGATAAACAACGCCGTCGAATGATTATACATTAGCGTCTAACTGCAAAGAAATGCTGCACAATATGCTGCCTCAACTTTCAACTTCGTTTGAATGCCGCGCAGGCGTCCCACCTAAGTGATGTATCTCTCCCCCCATAGGGTAATCACAATGGACCCATTCGAATGGGGAAGGAGGACACCCTGGCTGCGCTTCCTTCTTTGTTAACATCTATATATAAAGCACAGTTTGTAGTTACCTGCAACCATGgttttgccccttttgaagTACATCCCGTTGGCCGCTCCTCTCCATGGTGGGAACTGTCCTCGTATGTTGCGCCGCACGAGCTGCTATGACCATTTGGGTGGCGTCCTTCCATCCaacccactttttttttttctttttttctatctGCCCCCCAATTATATCATAtgaaaatggggcaaaaataaatgcctTTCCGGGTATGCCTACcatagggttagggttacaAACGAAACGAACTACCCCCATgtgacttaaaaaaaaaaaaaaaaaaaaaatattattatccAACGGAACAGCACGGTGAAAACTCCCTAGTGAGATAAAAACGATTGAAGGTTCACTCTGGCAGATGGCCAGATTTTCCCACCCCCCAGCTGCGTTAATACAAAttagaacattttttctctctacCTAGGCGCGGCGAGCCGACTGGGTGGGCCTACCATCCACCCGGTGCATTACCAAATgcgggaaaagaaaaaggggccgCGCGCAGCGGGTATTCCTGCCACGATTGCCTTTGCGATATGTATATGATACGATATGTACCCATAGTGCGTAGGCGTGGTGGCTTAACAGCAAAAGAGCCATCTCTTTAATGTAGAGGTGATCCCTCGACAAGCGTTCCCTTTGCAGCCGCGGGTACCCTATTTTAGCTGCGCCGTTCCGGGAGTCTCCACATGCCTACTAAAAGTAAATTCCCTAATTGtacaagcaaaaaaaggaaaaaaaaaattttttttttttttttcttccctcttcATTAGCCACTTTTCTTGTTTTCGGtatttttggtatttttttttttttttttttttcgtttgatCTTTCAAGTCGGGACTACCCCGCAAGCCCAAAGCGGCACAAACGAGCTGAGCTGCGTGAACAGAGAGGCCAGTCGCTCCTGCCATGCggtaaatatatcatatacaTACAGTCCCCCTTCGTTTCGCCATTTCGAGATAGGAACGGAACCCGCTCGAAGCCACCATCCGTTTTGTACGTGCGGAAACTccaagtaaaaaaaaagctatacCGTATGCCCCCTCGCACTTTTTTAGGATAAGTGCAGTGCGGTTCTCCTGCCCGTAGgctccgcttccccctcgcaGATTACAGTTTGGGGTTTGCCCAGTGAGCGGTTTGCCCAGTTAGCGGTTTGCCCAGTTTGCGGTTTGCCCAGTTAGCGGTTTGCCCCAGTTTGCGGTTTGCCCCAGTTTGCGTTTTGCATCCCACCGTTCACGCTTCTCATTTCATAGCCCACCGCTTtgcgttttcatttttcccgtGTTCGCCTCTCTCTGCAAGAGTGACCGCTTATCTGTGGGGGACCATTTGGACCGCGAGAGTCAGCAGCGCtgaaggggaacaaaaaagaagaaggaaaaaaaaaaacgaccgTACAGTTGTACGTTCTTATTATACAGGCTTGCACGTACATCCTGCAGTTGCATGAGTTGCCATGAAGTGGCCTACCCCCTTGTAATTGGCGATCACTCCCCTCTGACTGTAGCAGTTTTTTCCACTGCAGATCGCACCTGACGTGAGCACACACCCTCTGTTAAaggtgtccttttttttagaagACAAAGGGGTGCAGAAAAAAGAGGGTAAAATTATCTCCTCCATTGGGCAGCATGTAGCGTGCCAGAGAAGAGACGCGTCTAGCACTGGCCCCATATAGCGGGACGTTTGCGCATACCGTACGTATCTTTCTCATTTATGCGCATCGTTGCCCCCTTCCCGCGCGATAACCCTAACCTGATTTAGCCGCACAAATATGTGTAGTTGCTAGGGAGTACCCTCATTTGTAGTATTTGTTAACGacgcagaaggagaagaagctgccGAGCGTGTGCACAACTAGAGAAGTGGCTATTTGTGTATACCTACGATTACACGAACGGAAGCCCCTGCGCAGATCTTCCGCTGCGCCGTAGGTGACCCAGAGTGGCCCCGCGACACGCAGCACCGCTTTGCTgaaccgctccccccccgaggcAGAAGCGAAGATGACGCTAACGTTCACGATCCGAGAACCCAAGGCGCGGGTCCTGTTCTCGCCCACGGAGTTCTTCGAGACCCTGAAGAGCATGTTCAGGAGCTCCAAAAACAGAATCGTTATTAGCTGCCTCTACATAGGCATCGGCGAGTTGGAGAAGGAGTTAATAGTAAGCATAAAGAATAACAAGCACATCAAAAATTTAAGAGTAGATATCTTGTTGGATAAGCAAAGAGGTACAAGACCAGAAGGGAATCAAAACGAATCCTCCGTCAGTATGCTCTCCGAACTGTTCAGCTATGCAGGAAACATAAACATTAGCTTGTTTCATAACCCCCTACTAGGAGCAGTgctatataatattatgccCCATAGAGCTAATGAAGCCATTGGAGTTATGCATATGAAGGTGTTTATTGGAGATGACCGTTTGATTTTGTCCGGGGCCAACTTAAGTGATAGCTACCTTCGGAACAGACAAGACAGATACATTTtgattgaaaataaattgttaGCTGACTctgttcataaaattgtGAATTCCATTCAGAACATGTCGTTCAGCGTGAATGTCGATTCGAGTGTCCACTGGGGAAGTGACTTGATCAACCCACTTGTCGACGCGCACACCTTCCGTGAGCAGTACTACAGGCGGATACAATTCGTGCTGGGCCACATCAGGGAGGACATTTTGCGGCATAcccaggggaggggggaaagccaAACACAGGATGGCCACTCAAGTGGATGCCGCTTACGTGGATGCAACTCTCCGGACGGCTGCCCCTCTGCAAGCGAGCGGGAAgacttcttctcccccctgttCGTCAAGAGCGAAAGTATCCTGACCGTGGAGCTGGCGCTGCAGAGCGGCTTCGCCGAACCCCCTATATACGACGAAAGCAGCATGCTGGAAAACATGCTCGAGAATGTAAAGAAATATGACCAGAGTTTAATTATATCATCAGGGTATTTGAACTTCCCAGaaaatcttttaaaattgttcagaaatatatatgacaACGTGTgctttaaaaagggaaaaatacgCTTCATCACAGCGGCCCCCGCAGCTAACAGCTTTTTTAAGTCCAAAGGAATTTCCTACTACATACCCCTTGGCTACACAGTCAGCGCGCACATGTGCGTTGAATTCATCACCAAAAATATTGTAagcatttttaacaatttaaatCGAACAGACcctttgaagaaaaaggaaaaggcatgcacaaatatttatttagaaTATCACAAGCCGTCCTGGACCTTCCACTCCAAGGGGATGTGGCTGATTGATGATTCCTTCGAGAGGGGGGCAGTTGGCAGGATTAGCGGCAACGGCGAGGGCAGCGGCAATGGCGAGGGCAGCGGCAATGGCGAGGGCAGCGGCAATGGCGAGGGCAGCGGCAATGGCGAGGGCAGCGGCAATGGCGAGGGCAGCGGCAATGGCGAGGGCAGCGGCAACGGTGACGGCACCACCCCTGGGGAAGATCCCCATGCAGGCAGAAACCCCCAAGTGGAAAATGTTCCAAGTGGTGTGTGCACTAgccaaaattatgaacagtcagaaaaaaaaaaaaaaaaattcccttttgGGATAGCTAGCTCTCCCCGTTTGTTCAGTAGCGATCGAaattgcctgaacgggtcagctaatttggagggaaaaaaaaaaaaaaatgtgtgtgcaaatattttaaagagTGAAGAAATGGGCCATAATCAACACGGTGGAGATAATCAACACAGTGGCGATAATCAACACGGTGATGATAACCAGCTTGATGCCAATAACGCCTCCGCACAGACCCAAAACCTGGGCGACCTACCCTGGGGAACGGTGATTGGAAGCTCCAACTACGGCTACCGAGCAACGTACAGAGACTTGGAGATGAGCTTTGTGATCAAAACAAACGATGAAAATTTGAAGCGCCAGTTCCAGAAGGAGCTGAACATCATTTACGAGTCCTCCAATTTTGTCCACATGAACGAGTTGAATTTGAGGTACCCCCGCTGGCTGCGACTGGTGTTCCGGTACCTCGTGCGGTGGTTGCTGTGACCGCGGCAGGGGGCGGCGAGATGGCAAATAAGCGGCGGGAGTCGCTCGGGCCG
Above is a genomic segment from Plasmodium vivax chromosome 5, whole genome shotgun sequence containing:
- a CDS encoding phosphatidylglycerophosphate synthase, putative (encoded by transcript PVX_089355A) codes for the protein MTLTFTIREPKARVLFSPTEFFETLKSMFRSSKNRIVISCLYIGIGELEKELIVSIKNNKHIKNLRVDILLDKQRGTRPEGNQNESSVSMLSELFSYAGNINISLFHNPLLGAVLYNIMPHRANEAIGVMHMKVFIGDDRLILSGANLSDSYLRNRQDRYILIENKLLADSVHKIVNSIQNMSFSVNVDSSVHWGSDLINPLVDAHTFREQYYRRIQFVLGHIREDILRHTQGRGESQTQDGHSSGCRLRGCNSPDGCPSASEREDFFSPLFVKSESILTVELALQSGFAEPPIYDESSMLENMLENVKKYDQSLIISSGYLNFPENLLKLFRNIYDNVCFKKGKIRFITAAPAANSFFKSKGISYYIPLGYTVSAHMCVEFITKNIVSIFNNLNRTDPLKKKEKACTNIYLEYHKPSWTFHSKGMWLIDDSFERGAVGRISGNGEGSGNGEGSGNGEGSGNGEGSGNGEGSGNGEGSGNGEGSGNGDGTTPGEDPHAGRNPQVENVPSGVCTSQNYEQSEKKKKKFPFGIASSPRLFSSDRNCLNGSANLEGKKKKNVCANILKSEEMGHNQHGGDNQHSGDNQHGDDNQLDANNASAQTQNLGDLPWGTVIGSSNYGYRATYRDLEMSFVIKTNDENLKRQFQKELNIIYESSNFVHMNELNLRYPRWLRLVFRYLVRWLL